A region of Candidatus Leptovillus gracilis DNA encodes the following proteins:
- a CDS encoding roadblock/LC7 domain-containing protein: MRSRTEMMVDRLRDLQAGTPDIEASAVVSVDGLIMASSLPADVDEDRISAMSAAMLSLGDRISSELRRGTLKRVFIDGSDGIIVLMAVGEDAVLTVLARAQAKLGLIFLDMSRAVEDLTRLL; this comes from the coding sequence ATGAGATCCCGTACCGAAATGATGGTTGACCGCCTTCGGGACTTACAAGCAGGAACGCCAGACATCGAAGCCTCAGCAGTTGTCAGTGTTGATGGCTTAATCATGGCCTCCTCACTACCGGCCGATGTGGATGAAGACCGCATCTCGGCCATGTCCGCCGCCATGCTCTCTCTAGGCGACAGAATTTCCAGCGAACTGCGTCGGGGCACACTCAAACGTGTGTTTATTGATGGCAGCGATGGGATCATCGTGTTGATGGCTGTCGGGGAAGACGCCGTATTAACGGTTCTGGCCCGCGCCCAGGCCAAATTAGGTCTTATCTTCCTGGATATGAGCCGGGCCGTGGAGGACCTGACGCGCCTCCTCTAA
- a CDS encoding tryptophanase, translating to MQFKTIIEPFRIKAVEPIRHTTRAEREAALRAAGYNLFLLRAEDVLIDLLTDSGTGAMSSAQWAGMMLGDESYAGAKSFYKFETAVRHITGFKHVIPTHQGRAAERILFGSSLKPGDIVPNNTHFDTTRANTEYRGATALDIPIAAGRDPQIILPFKGNIDLDRLEETLRDNPGGVPLAMITVTNNSGGGQPVSMANIRAASEICHRHGVPFFLDACRFAENAYFIKLREVGYADKTPLEIAQEMFSYADGCTMSAKKDGMANIGGFLALNDDALAEKCKNLLILTEGFPTYGGLAGYDLEAIAVGLEEVLHEDYLQYRLRSVAYLGDILTNAGVPIMQPPGGHAIYIDAKGMLPHIPQSEYPAWALSLALYLEGGIRSVEIGSVMFGQQPDGSEKPAAMELVRLAFPRRVYTQSHVDYLAEVILYVNTLKEQIRGVRMVASPPVLRHFSARLEPAHGALFAA from the coding sequence ATGCAGTTCAAAACCATTATCGAACCGTTTCGCATCAAGGCGGTGGAACCCATCCGCCATACCACCCGCGCCGAACGCGAAGCCGCTTTGCGTGCGGCCGGTTATAACCTCTTCCTGCTGCGGGCCGAGGACGTACTCATTGACCTGCTGACCGATTCGGGCACGGGGGCGATGTCGTCGGCCCAGTGGGCCGGCATGATGCTGGGCGATGAGAGTTATGCCGGGGCCAAGTCATTTTATAAATTTGAAACGGCCGTGCGCCACATCACCGGCTTCAAACACGTCATTCCCACCCATCAGGGACGCGCCGCCGAACGCATCTTGTTCGGCTCCAGCCTGAAGCCGGGCGACATCGTGCCCAACAACACCCACTTCGACACCACCCGCGCCAACACCGAATATCGCGGCGCGACCGCGCTGGACATCCCCATCGCCGCAGGGCGTGATCCACAGATCATCCTGCCGTTCAAAGGCAATATAGACCTGGACCGGCTGGAAGAAACCCTGCGCGACAACCCCGGCGGCGTGCCGTTGGCGATGATCACTGTCACCAACAATTCCGGCGGCGGGCAGCCGGTGAGCATGGCCAACATCCGCGCCGCCAGCGAGATTTGCCATCGTCACGGCGTGCCCTTTTTTCTGGATGCCTGCCGCTTTGCCGAAAACGCCTACTTCATCAAGCTGCGTGAGGTAGGCTACGCCGACAAAACGCCGCTGGAAATCGCCCAAGAGATGTTCAGCTATGCCGATGGCTGCACCATGAGCGCCAAAAAAGATGGCATGGCTAACATCGGCGGCTTTCTGGCCCTGAACGACGATGCCCTGGCAGAGAAGTGCAAAAATCTGCTCATCCTCACTGAGGGTTTCCCCACCTACGGCGGTCTGGCCGGCTATGATCTGGAAGCCATCGCTGTTGGGCTGGAAGAGGTGCTGCACGAGGATTATTTGCAATATCGCCTGCGCTCGGTGGCCTATCTGGGCGACATTCTGACAAACGCGGGTGTGCCGATCATGCAGCCGCCTGGCGGCCACGCCATTTACATAGACGCCAAAGGGATGCTGCCCCACATCCCGCAGAGCGAATATCCGGCCTGGGCGCTGTCGCTGGCGCTGTATCTGGAGGGCGGGATTCGCTCGGTGGAAATTGGCTCGGTGATGTTTGGGCAGCAGCCGGACGGCAGCGAAAAGCCGGCGGCGATGGAGTTGGTGCGTCTGGCTTTTCCGCGCCGTGTCTATACGCAGAGCCACGTGGATTATCTGGCCGAAGTGATTTTGTATGTCAATACGCTGAAAGAGCAAATTCGCGGGGTGCGTATGGTGGCTTCGCCGCCGGTGCTGCGCCACTTTTCGGCGCGTCTGGAGCCGGCGCATGGCGCGTTGTTTGCGGCGTAG
- a CDS encoding MoxR family ATPase, with product MIAETAARLRQNIQKVIVGKDEIINLALIAMLCEGHILLEDVPGTGKTTLAKTIAASLGCTFGRVQFTPDLLPSDVTGIYYYNQKAQEFEFRPGPVFAQIVLADEINRATPRTQSALLEAMQERQVTVDIATHSLPRPFLVLATQNPVELEGTFPLPEAQLDRFLLKVALGYPSADEESDILLRFERRDPLDSLEKMVEPEEILAMQTAVRQIRVETSVRHYIVNVCRATRDHDDIELGASPRATMALYRACQALAAVNGRGFVIPDDVKQMAPHVLTHRLIVNPQTRLRGRSPEQVIAEVVATVPVPVEDGAGDW from the coding sequence ATGATCGCCGAAACCGCCGCCAGACTGCGCCAAAACATCCAAAAAGTTATCGTTGGCAAAGACGAGATCATCAACCTGGCCCTCATTGCCATGTTATGCGAAGGGCATATTCTGTTGGAAGACGTGCCCGGCACGGGCAAAACGACACTGGCAAAAACCATCGCCGCCTCGTTGGGCTGCACTTTCGGCCGCGTTCAGTTCACCCCAGACCTGCTGCCCTCAGACGTGACCGGCATTTACTATTACAATCAGAAAGCGCAGGAGTTTGAATTTCGCCCTGGTCCTGTCTTTGCCCAAATTGTCCTGGCCGACGAGATCAACCGGGCCACGCCGCGCACCCAATCGGCGCTGTTGGAAGCGATGCAGGAACGACAGGTGACGGTGGACATTGCCACTCACAGCCTGCCACGGCCGTTTCTCGTCTTAGCCACACAAAACCCTGTCGAGTTGGAGGGAACCTTCCCCCTACCCGAAGCGCAGTTGGACCGGTTCTTGCTCAAAGTGGCGCTGGGCTACCCCAGCGCGGACGAGGAGAGCGACATTTTGCTGCGCTTTGAGCGCCGCGACCCGCTGGACAGCCTGGAGAAAATGGTCGAACCGGAAGAGATTTTGGCAATGCAAACGGCCGTGCGCCAGATCCGCGTCGAAACCTCGGTGCGCCATTACATCGTCAACGTCTGCCGCGCCACCCGCGACCACGATGACATCGAGTTGGGGGCCAGCCCACGGGCCACGATGGCCCTCTACCGGGCGTGTCAGGCGTTGGCGGCGGTAAACGGCCGTGGCTTTGTCATCCCCGACGACGTCAAACAGATGGCCCCTCACGTCCTCACCCACCGCCTCATCGTCAACCCACAAACCCGTCTGCGCGGCCGCAGCCCAGAGCAGGTGATCGCCGAAGTCGTGGCCACCGTGCCCGTGCCTGTAGAGGATGGCGCAGGGGACTGGTAG
- the aroF gene encoding 3-deoxy-7-phosphoheptulonate synthase, whose translation MIVIMDAQATTKEKSAVIARAESLGFKIHLSDGKERTIIGVIGDERQLDKEQIERMPGVERVVPVLKPFKVASREFNPENTTFSLGKHSVGGTDLIIMAGPCSVESRSQIIETAHAVKEAGAHVLRGGAFKPRSSPYAFQGMGEEGLKYLAEAREETGLPIITEVMEPAMVPLVCEYADILQIGARNMQNYALLHAVGKSQHPVLLKRGMSSFIEEWLMCAEYILSHGNTRVMLCERGIRTFEKYTRNTFDINAIAVAKHLSHLPVIADPSHATGKWEYVAPAAKAAVAAGADGVIIEVHPRPDEALSDGLQSLKPEKFAALVREMRRIAEAVDRRVP comes from the coding sequence ATGATTGTAATCATGGATGCCCAGGCGACGACGAAGGAAAAATCGGCCGTGATCGCGCGGGCGGAATCGTTGGGCTTTAAGATTCACCTGTCAGACGGCAAAGAGCGCACCATCATCGGCGTTATTGGCGATGAGCGGCAGCTAGATAAAGAGCAGATTGAGCGGATGCCTGGCGTAGAGCGGGTTGTGCCTGTTTTAAAGCCATTCAAAGTTGCCAGCCGCGAATTCAACCCGGAAAACACCACCTTTTCCCTTGGCAAACACAGCGTTGGCGGCACAGATTTGATCATCATGGCCGGACCTTGCTCTGTTGAAAGCCGCAGCCAGATCATCGAGACGGCCCACGCGGTGAAGGAAGCCGGGGCGCATGTGCTGCGCGGCGGCGCGTTTAAGCCGCGATCTTCCCCCTATGCCTTTCAAGGCATGGGCGAAGAGGGGCTGAAATATCTGGCAGAAGCGCGGGAAGAAACCGGCTTACCTATCATCACTGAAGTGATGGAACCAGCGATGGTTCCCCTGGTGTGTGAATACGCCGACATTTTGCAGATTGGGGCGCGTAACATGCAAAATTACGCCCTGCTGCATGCGGTGGGTAAGTCGCAGCATCCGGTTTTGCTAAAACGGGGTATGAGCAGCTTCATTGAGGAGTGGCTGATGTGCGCCGAATATATTCTGAGTCATGGCAATACGCGGGTGATGTTGTGCGAGCGCGGCATTCGTACCTTTGAGAAGTATACGCGCAATACCTTCGACATTAATGCCATTGCCGTCGCCAAACATTTGTCTCATCTGCCGGTGATTGCCGACCCCAGCCACGCGACGGGCAAATGGGAATATGTGGCCCCGGCGGCCAAAGCGGCCGTTGCCGCTGGCGCTGATGGCGTGATTATCGAGGTTCATCCGCGCCCGGATGAGGCGTTGTCTGATGGGCTGCAATCGTTGAAGCCGGAGAAGTTTGCCGCCCTGGTGCGGGAGATGCGGCGCATCGCCGAGGCGGTGGACCGTAGAGTGCCGTGA
- a CDS encoding DUF58 domain-containing protein, whose product MQNYETIELIARENRRDVQKKARRNLMQAAATGQNLDVADFARARGMVVRERENSIFSDAWPLLAAVFVLIGLAAGRNPDWLALGLALLLIIAVSYVWKNLSLLGVTYERSFDRTRVFPGEPITMTLTVGNHKPLPLAWLQFQDELPIAPGETDEIARLASEMAGKHVYQNTFSLHGREKTQRHTTLTFPRRGYYKLGPVTYRSGDIFTLFTRDQQRQYIDTLVVYPQIWPLSELGLPAKEPFGDARVRRSLFTDPIKTQGIRDYQPQDRFRDVHWKATARHGRLQTKVYDPAVGMTLAVFLNVATYAKHWMGYNPDLLERAVSVAASSAHYGVQQKWAVGVYANGTVPNSDQPIRILPGRSPDQINHLLEGLAVVTEFATGSIEKMILRESPGLPWVATAVLVTAVVTDEIMITLLRLKEAGRRVVLISLAEEPPPAFGDILTYHIPATALAFQTGQPARTTTEAALSAIPVPQPVVLELETAVHP is encoded by the coding sequence ATGCAAAACTACGAGACGATTGAACTCATCGCGCGGGAAAACCGGCGCGACGTGCAGAAAAAAGCGCGGCGTAACCTGATGCAGGCGGCAGCTACCGGCCAAAACCTGGATGTGGCCGATTTTGCCAGAGCGCGGGGCATGGTGGTGCGTGAACGAGAAAATTCGATCTTTAGCGACGCCTGGCCGCTGTTGGCGGCCGTTTTTGTATTGATCGGTTTGGCCGCCGGACGTAACCCGGACTGGCTGGCCCTGGGCCTGGCGCTGCTGCTCATCATCGCCGTCAGCTACGTGTGGAAAAACTTGTCGCTGCTGGGCGTCACCTACGAGCGCAGCTTCGACCGTACCCGCGTTTTCCCCGGTGAACCTATCACCATGACCCTGACCGTTGGCAACCACAAACCGCTGCCCCTCGCCTGGCTGCAATTTCAGGATGAGCTGCCCATCGCCCCCGGTGAAACCGACGAAATTGCCCGTCTGGCCAGCGAAATGGCCGGCAAACATGTGTATCAGAATACTTTTTCGCTGCACGGCCGTGAAAAAACCCAGCGCCACACCACCCTCACCTTCCCCCGGCGCGGCTACTACAAACTCGGCCCGGTCACTTACCGCTCTGGCGACATTTTCACCCTGTTCACCCGCGACCAACAGCGCCAATACATAGATACCTTGGTGGTCTATCCGCAAATCTGGCCGCTCAGCGAATTGGGCCTGCCGGCCAAAGAGCCATTTGGCGACGCCCGCGTCCGCCGCAGCCTGTTCACCGACCCCATCAAAACCCAGGGCATCCGCGACTACCAGCCGCAAGACCGCTTCCGCGATGTCCATTGGAAAGCCACCGCCCGACACGGCCGTTTACAAACCAAAGTCTACGACCCGGCCGTGGGCATGACCCTGGCCGTCTTCCTGAACGTGGCGACCTATGCCAAACATTGGATGGGCTATAACCCCGATCTGTTGGAACGGGCCGTCAGCGTGGCCGCCTCCAGCGCCCATTATGGCGTGCAGCAAAAGTGGGCTGTCGGCGTTTATGCGAATGGGACCGTGCCCAATTCTGACCAACCCATCCGCATCTTGCCAGGCCGCAGCCCTGACCAGATCAACCATTTGCTGGAAGGATTGGCCGTCGTCACCGAATTTGCCACCGGTTCCATCGAGAAGATGATCTTGCGCGAAAGCCCCGGTCTGCCCTGGGTGGCAACGGCCGTGTTGGTAACAGCCGTCGTCACCGACGAGATCATGATCACCCTGCTGCGCCTTAAAGAAGCCGGCCGCCGCGTCGTCCTCATCTCCCTGGCCGAAGAGCCGCCGCCAGCGTTTGGCGACATCCTCACCTACCACATCCCGGCCACCGCGCTCGCCTTCCAGACCGGCCAGCCAGCGCGCACAACCACCGAAGCCGCCCTCAGCGCCATCCCTGTGCCGCAGCCAGTGGTGTTAGAGCTGGAAACGGCCGTCCACCCATGA
- a CDS encoding CTP synthase — translation MDTKFIFFTGGVVSSVGKGVTAAALGRLLKARGLSVAVQKLDPYINVDPGTMSPYQHGEVFVTDDGAETDLDLGHYERFIDINLNQVSNVTTGRVYAEVIARERRGDYLGGTIQVIPHITNEIKRCIFLVAEKSRADVVLVEVGGTVGDIESLPFMEALRQMRSDVGRRNTLYVHVTFLPYIGASHELKTKPTQHSVRELRSIGIQPDMIIARADHPIPEDHIRKIALFCDVPKKAVIPAVTSDILYAIPLKLKATNMDNYVVERLKIRDTNEPDLSQWAALIDEIRCPKPTIRVGIVGKYVELHDAYMSVREALYHAGIPNNRQVEIEWIHSGDLEKGKGWELFDGLDGVIVPGGFGERGIEGKIATARWARENRVPYLGLCLGMQVMCIEFARHILGSDEPNSTEFDSQTEHPVISLMPDQHHLSDMGGTMRLGSYPCQLVAGTQAAAAYGETLIQERHRHRWEFNNSYRELLHDAGMVFSGLSPDGRLVEIAELHDHPFMLGSQFHPEFKSRPNRPHPLFKSFIEAAVRRQEARQMVGANGLAPVIEEIPAAMG, via the coding sequence ATGGATACAAAGTTTATTTTTTTCACGGGTGGTGTGGTTAGTTCTGTGGGCAAAGGCGTTACGGCGGCAGCCCTGGGACGCTTGTTAAAAGCTCGGGGCCTGAGCGTGGCCGTGCAAAAGTTGGACCCTTACATCAACGTGGACCCCGGTACGATGTCGCCGTATCAGCATGGCGAAGTGTTTGTCACCGACGATGGCGCGGAAACCGACCTGGATTTAGGACATTACGAGCGCTTCATAGACATCAACCTGAATCAGGTGTCCAACGTCACCACCGGGCGGGTATACGCCGAAGTGATTGCCCGCGAGCGGCGCGGCGATTATCTGGGCGGCACGATTCAGGTCATCCCCCACATCACCAACGAAATTAAACGCTGCATCTTCCTGGTGGCCGAAAAGAGCCGGGCGGACGTGGTGTTGGTGGAAGTAGGCGGCACGGTGGGCGACATCGAAAGCCTGCCGTTTATGGAAGCGCTGCGCCAGATGCGCTCCGACGTGGGGCGGCGCAACACGTTATACGTCCATGTCACGTTTTTGCCGTACATTGGGGCCAGCCATGAATTGAAGACCAAACCGACACAGCACAGCGTGCGCGAGCTACGCAGCATCGGCATCCAGCCAGACATGATCATTGCCCGCGCCGACCACCCCATCCCTGAAGACCACATCCGCAAAATCGCCCTGTTTTGCGACGTACCCAAAAAAGCGGTAATTCCGGCCGTCACCAGCGATATCCTTTACGCCATCCCCCTGAAATTAAAGGCCACCAACATGGACAACTATGTGGTGGAACGGCTGAAAATTAGAGACACCAACGAGCCAGACCTGAGCCAATGGGCGGCGCTGATTGACGAAATTCGCTGCCCCAAACCAACGATTCGCGTGGGTATTGTGGGCAAATATGTGGAGCTGCACGACGCCTATATGAGCGTGCGCGAGGCGCTGTACCACGCGGGCATCCCCAACAATCGGCAGGTGGAAATTGAGTGGATTCATTCCGGCGACCTGGAAAAGGGCAAGGGCTGGGAGTTGTTTGATGGATTGGACGGCGTGATTGTGCCCGGCGGATTTGGCGAGCGCGGGATTGAGGGCAAAATTGCCACGGCGCGTTGGGCCAGGGAAAATCGGGTCCCGTACCTGGGTTTGTGTTTGGGGATGCAGGTGATGTGTATTGAGTTTGCCCGCCACATCCTGGGCAGCGATGAACCGAACAGCACCGAATTTGATTCACAAACCGAGCATCCGGTCATCAGCCTGATGCCCGACCAGCATCACCTGAGCGACATGGGCGGCACGATGCGCCTGGGGTCTTATCCCTGCCAGTTGGTGGCAGGCACGCAGGCGGCGGCCGCTTATGGCGAAACCTTGATTCAGGAGCGGCACCGCCACCGGTGGGAGTTTAACAACAGTTACCGGGAACTGCTGCACGACGCGGGCATGGTGTTTAGTGGGCTGTCGCCCGACGGCCGTCTCGTGGAAATCGCCGAACTGCATGACCATCCGTTTATGCTGGGCAGCCAGTTCCACCCAGAATTCAAGAGCCGGCCCAATCGGCCGCACCCACTGTTTAAGAGCTTTATAGAAGCGGCCGTGCGCCGGCAAGAAGCGCGCCAGATGGTTGGCGCTAACGGCCTTGCGCCTGTGATTGAGGAGATTCCGGCAGCAATGGGCTAG
- a CDS encoding extracellular solute-binding protein: MALLAPIATSLRSPCFWISLFVLLLMATSCQVMGDPPRLATATAQAQLTPLATPEPLVLSLGGDTAVVPTAATRPPAQPNPALTVWVNETSPDHETAVRAIAAGFSQTAGVDVVLRFVAPGLLPELVETAIVSDSYALPDIIIHPLEYTVGWAERGALNTAAAEAALERIGRDTFNPEALALVQVDGQTAALPSDGYHQLLLYRQDWFTERGLATPDNYAAMLAAAEAIYDRENLRSGFVIPTESNLVTTHQAFEHLAAANGCQLLDAAGEVLLLQPACQEAINFYYNIVHQFSPIGVQTDTSARNAYLEGRTGMIMASPRILPMLAGLDAAYRPTCPECLANPEHLAENSGIITAIRGSGTTAAEFGEIVYLGITSAADPETAVAFAEYWFNEGYETWLAVEPERKVPMRLGTAAEPQRFINAWAELPLAGSDLSLADIFDQDTVSQLRDGIAESQRWGFREGQGGLMAMLYQKLTFSVVLQEMLSGYFSVDKTIFEAYNRVVDLMPNYAFSVVLEPTLEPTPENE; encoded by the coding sequence ATGGCGCTGCTTGCACCGATTGCCACTTCCCTACGCTCGCCCTGCTTTTGGATTTCATTGTTTGTGCTGCTGTTGATGGCGACTTCTTGCCAGGTGATGGGCGATCCGCCGCGCCTGGCTACGGCCACCGCCCAGGCCCAGCTAACGCCACTGGCGACGCCGGAACCGCTGGTGCTTTCTTTGGGCGGAGATACGGCCGTTGTCCCCACCGCCGCCACCCGCCCACCAGCCCAACCCAACCCCGCGCTCACCGTCTGGGTCAATGAGACCTCGCCAGACCACGAAACGGCCGTGCGCGCCATCGCCGCCGGCTTTAGCCAGACCGCCGGGGTAGACGTCGTCTTGCGTTTTGTCGCGCCCGGCTTGCTGCCTGAACTGGTAGAAACAGCCATCGTCTCCGACAGCTATGCCCTGCCCGATATCATCATCCACCCACTGGAATACACCGTTGGCTGGGCCGAGCGCGGCGCGTTGAATACGGCCGCGGCCGAAGCCGCTCTGGAACGCATCGGCCGCGACACGTTCAACCCGGAGGCTTTGGCGCTGGTGCAGGTAGACGGGCAAACGGCCGCTTTGCCCAGCGACGGCTACCATCAACTTTTGCTTTACCGCCAGGACTGGTTTACTGAACGCGGTCTGGCCACCCCCGACAATTACGCCGCCATGCTGGCCGCCGCCGAAGCCATTTACGACCGCGAGAATTTACGTTCTGGCTTTGTCATCCCCACCGAATCGAATCTGGTGACCACCCATCAGGCGTTTGAGCATCTGGCGGCGGCCAACGGCTGCCAACTGCTGGACGCCGCCGGCGAAGTTCTTCTATTGCAGCCGGCCTGCCAGGAAGCCATCAATTTCTATTACAACATCGTCCATCAATTCAGCCCCATTGGCGTACAAACCGATACCAGCGCCCGCAACGCTTACCTGGAGGGGCGCACCGGCATGATCATGGCCTCGCCGCGCATTTTGCCGATGCTGGCCGGGCTGGACGCCGCCTATCGGCCCACCTGCCCCGAGTGTCTGGCAAATCCTGAGCATCTGGCCGAAAATAGTGGTATCATCACCGCCATTCGGGGGAGTGGGACGACGGCCGCAGAGTTTGGCGAGATTGTCTACCTGGGAATTACCAGCGCAGCAGACCCGGAAACGGCCGTTGCCTTTGCCGAATACTGGTTTAACGAAGGGTACGAAACCTGGCTGGCTGTAGAGCCGGAGCGCAAAGTACCCATGCGCCTGGGAACCGCCGCTGAGCCGCAGCGCTTCATCAACGCCTGGGCTGAGCTTCCTTTGGCCGGCAGCGATCTAAGTCTGGCCGATATTTTTGACCAGGACACCGTGTCGCAACTGCGGGATGGCATCGCCGAATCGCAGCGTTGGGGTTTTCGTGAGGGGCAGGGCGGCCTGATGGCGATGTTGTATCAGAAGTTGACCTTTTCCGTTGTTTTACAGGAAATGTTGAGCGGCTACTTCAGCGTGGACAAGACCATTTTTGAGGCTTACAACCGGGTGGTAGACCTGATGCCCAATTATGCCTTCTCTGTTGTACTGGAACCCACGTTGGAGCCAACGCCGGAAAACGAGTAA
- a CDS encoding DUF4129 domain-containing protein, producing MTTPALPSTASAARPSARLLWGHTHHELIYITWGVMEIALLTPFAFALLRWAQFWPPTLLALCLLLLMLLPFNLARLMSALDWDRERQRRILVVALLITVLVAWRALFYRPASLLDWAWLGEFAANLADINNRGWLRDLSLFLLIALVWWRGLLLVDKDFSIVGAGLRLRVGGLIVAPLVVWFANGRLLWSIVPFLLLFFLAGLTAVALIRAEEVEQARSRRSASLHPRWLTAVFLAALLIILAAGLLALLVAGESALTAVRWLTTLRQALVVGGAVIGSTLFHLALPFLKLIGWLVELLIALLAPLMSQLATPTPRPTLDPLILPPEATRIVNPTAIGIAGPKLITVLLMVAVILLVTLALGRLYRQAELAARSSEQTDSATRPPQNASLGRRLLHRLGLLRNWRTAVSIRRIYAQLCRAAAANGYPRAAAETPFEYLATLALAWPNHISESQLITQAYVNIRYGELPENRAELDAIQTAWKRLEATKPMETAVANATTVNLTKRVKSDNSSG from the coding sequence ATGACCACGCCCGCCCTTCCCTCAACCGCCTCGGCGGCGCGCCCATCGGCCAGACTCCTGTGGGGCCACACCCACCACGAACTCATCTACATCACCTGGGGCGTAATGGAAATTGCCCTGCTGACGCCCTTTGCCTTCGCCTTGCTGCGCTGGGCGCAGTTCTGGCCGCCCACGCTGCTGGCGCTCTGCCTGCTGCTGCTCATGCTGCTGCCCTTTAATCTGGCCCGGCTGATGAGCGCCCTGGATTGGGACCGCGAACGACAGCGCCGGATTCTGGTGGTGGCCCTGCTAATCACCGTGCTGGTGGCCTGGCGCGCACTGTTTTACCGGCCCGCTTCGCTGCTCGATTGGGCCTGGCTGGGCGAATTTGCCGCCAACCTGGCGGACATCAACAATCGGGGGTGGCTGCGCGATTTGTCGCTGTTTTTGTTGATTGCCCTGGTCTGGTGGCGCGGGCTGCTGCTGGTGGACAAAGATTTCTCCATTGTGGGCGCCGGGCTGCGCCTGCGCGTAGGTGGCTTGATCGTCGCCCCACTGGTGGTCTGGTTTGCCAACGGCCGTCTGCTCTGGAGCATCGTCCCGTTCCTGCTGCTCTTCTTCCTGGCCGGGTTAACGGCCGTCGCCCTCATCCGCGCCGAAGAGGTGGAACAGGCCCGTTCGCGTCGCTCCGCGTCGCTGCACCCACGCTGGTTGACGGCCGTTTTTCTGGCGGCCCTGCTCATCATCCTGGCGGCCGGCCTGCTGGCGCTGTTGGTGGCCGGCGAATCGGCGTTAACGGCCGTGCGCTGGCTGACCACACTGCGGCAGGCGCTGGTCGTTGGCGGCGCAGTCATCGGCAGCACCCTGTTCCACCTGGCGCTGCCCTTTCTGAAACTCATTGGCTGGCTGGTGGAGCTATTGATCGCCTTGCTGGCCCCGTTGATGAGCCAACTGGCAACTCCCACGCCCCGGCCAACCCTCGACCCCCTCATTTTACCGCCCGAAGCGACGCGCATCGTCAACCCCACGGCAATTGGCATCGCCGGACCGAAACTCATCACCGTCTTGCTCATGGTCGCCGTTATCCTGCTGGTGACATTGGCCCTGGGGCGGCTGTACCGTCAGGCAGAACTGGCCGCGCGCAGCAGCGAGCAAACCGACAGCGCCACCCGCCCACCGCAAAATGCCAGTTTGGGCCGTCGGCTGCTGCACCGGTTGGGGCTGCTACGCAATTGGCGCACGGCCGTTTCCATCCGCCGCATCTATGCCCAGTTGTGTCGGGCTGCCGCCGCCAATGGCTACCCCCGCGCCGCCGCCGAAACCCCCTTTGAATACCTGGCGACGCTGGCGCTCGCCTGGCCCAATCACATTTCTGAAAGCCAGCTCATCACCCAGGCTTATGTCAACATCCGCTATGGCGAACTCCCCGAAAACCGCGCCGAGCTAGACGCGATTCAGACAGCCTGGAAACGGCTGGAGGCAACCAAACCGATGGAAACGGCCGTTGCCAATGCCACAACTGTCAACCTGACCAAACGAGTCAAAAGCGACAACAGCAGCGGTTAA